In Cytobacillus oceanisediminis, the following proteins share a genomic window:
- a CDS encoding (Fe-S)-binding protein → MKAAAGLQSKLHYDETFNCVQCGYCLPVCPTYETMKSEVHSPRGRINLVKMLAEDKIKAEDLREPIEKCLGCRACETACPTSVQYGKILEGAKEVLENAEQKSITQKLSESLIFDQMFPSKRWMNTIGYLSWLYQKSGMQKMAQRTGITQFAPLHLGKFESVLPDLPSPAERKNRARLFKAIGSRKVTVGFITGCVMDAIFYETNRNTIDLLTKAGAAVLIPVNQTCCGALHAHAGKIADAKLLAKRNIEAFEKEKTDYIVNNAGGCGATLLEYGELFKGDIEWERSAQAFSNKVRDISQVLSELDGLSFTKEVNGTITFQPSCHMINVQKVKNEPLSLLKQVKSKGYREMNDKERCCGSAGIYNIVNYEDSMEILDSKMKNVKETNTSIIVTANPGCLLQMKLGIQREGLEKSVRAVHLVDLLVEAGAVSK, encoded by the coding sequence ATGAAAGCTGCAGCGGGTCTACAAAGCAAATTACATTATGATGAGACGTTTAATTGTGTTCAATGCGGATATTGCTTGCCAGTTTGCCCCACTTACGAAACGATGAAGAGCGAGGTGCATTCGCCGCGTGGCCGCATTAATCTTGTCAAAATGCTGGCAGAAGACAAGATCAAGGCAGAGGATTTGCGGGAACCAATCGAAAAATGCCTTGGATGCCGCGCCTGCGAAACAGCCTGTCCCACCAGCGTTCAGTATGGGAAGATTTTAGAAGGCGCTAAAGAAGTTTTAGAAAATGCAGAACAAAAATCGATAACACAAAAGTTAAGTGAATCATTGATTTTTGATCAAATGTTTCCATCAAAGAGATGGATGAATACAATTGGATATCTTTCATGGCTTTATCAAAAGTCCGGGATGCAAAAAATGGCACAAAGAACAGGAATAACCCAATTTGCTCCGCTTCATCTAGGGAAATTTGAGTCCGTTCTCCCTGATCTTCCATCTCCCGCAGAACGGAAAAACAGGGCTCGCCTCTTCAAAGCCATTGGTTCCAGGAAAGTCACTGTTGGATTTATTACCGGCTGTGTAATGGATGCCATCTTCTATGAGACGAATAGGAATACAATCGACCTGCTGACCAAGGCAGGAGCTGCCGTACTTATTCCTGTAAATCAGACGTGCTGTGGTGCACTGCATGCCCATGCCGGAAAAATAGCGGACGCTAAACTTCTTGCCAAAAGAAATATAGAGGCATTTGAAAAGGAAAAAACAGACTATATCGTTAACAATGCTGGTGGATGCGGTGCGACTCTTTTGGAATATGGTGAACTATTTAAGGGAGACATAGAGTGGGAAAGAAGTGCACAAGCTTTCTCTAATAAGGTAAGAGATATTTCACAGGTGCTATCTGAATTAGATGGTTTGAGCTTTACAAAGGAAGTGAATGGAACCATAACCTTTCAGCCATCCTGTCATATGATCAATGTTCAAAAGGTGAAAAATGAGCCATTATCTTTATTAAAGCAAGTAAAAAGCAAAGGGTACCGTGAAATGAATGACAAAGAACGGTGCTGCGGTTCTGCTGGCATCTATAATATTGTTAACTACGAGGATTCCATGGAAATATTGGACAGTAAAATGAAAAACGTAAAAGAGACCAATACTTCCATAATTGTAACAGCCAATCCAGGCTGCCTGCTGCAAATGAAATTAGGTATTCAAAGGGAAGGGCTTGAGAAGAGTGTAAGAGCTGTTCATCTTGTAGATTTGCTGGTTGAGGCTGGGGCGGTTTCTAAGTGA
- a CDS encoding FAD-binding oxidoreductase has protein sequence MELLMEEIRSIIPSDQIFTSLADRYSYSYDASFGSYLPEVVIQVKNKEEISSLLKLANTFNIPVYPRGQGTSLSGGPLPVKGGMVLDMSQWNGNLKIYPDDLVAVVSPGVLTASINQEAEKFGLMYPPDPSSAHVSTIGGNLAENSGGPRGLKYGVTKDYVIGLEVVTPEGEIIRTGGKTIKNVTGYDLTKLIVGSEGTLGIITEATLKLVPKPPASKTMMAVFDDLVQSGQAISKILTSGILPAKMEIMDQSSIIAVENYQPLGLPIDAEAILLIELDGHPLAIEEEMKKIEVIFKGFESVKVKIAENQDEAQSYWKARKLVSPAIVKIKPTKVSEDATVPRSKIPDMFQKLKEIREKYDIHLVVFGHAGDGNLHPNIICDKRDTEEMIRVEKAVEEIFKAAVELGGTLSGEHGIGTLKAPFMEMELGAAGLDMMKRIKKIWDPNNILNPGKIFPEEGQKLVLRE, from the coding sequence ATGGAATTATTAATGGAGGAAATAAGAAGCATAATACCTTCAGACCAAATTTTTACGAGTTTGGCTGATCGATATAGTTATAGTTATGATGCTTCATTCGGCAGCTATCTTCCTGAAGTGGTCATCCAGGTGAAAAATAAGGAGGAGATTTCTTCACTTCTAAAGTTGGCCAATACATTTAACATACCAGTATACCCCAGAGGTCAGGGGACTTCATTAAGTGGAGGTCCTCTCCCTGTTAAGGGTGGGATGGTTTTAGACATGTCCCAATGGAATGGTAATTTGAAAATCTATCCTGATGATTTGGTGGCAGTCGTATCACCAGGTGTACTGACAGCGAGCATCAATCAAGAAGCAGAAAAGTTTGGACTCATGTACCCCCCTGATCCAAGCAGTGCCCATGTATCAACAATTGGTGGAAATTTAGCAGAAAATTCTGGCGGACCAAGGGGCTTGAAATATGGGGTAACGAAGGATTATGTTATCGGCTTGGAAGTGGTAACCCCTGAGGGAGAAATCATTAGAACAGGCGGAAAGACAATAAAAAATGTAACTGGATATGACTTAACAAAATTGATCGTTGGATCGGAAGGTACGCTTGGGATCATTACGGAAGCGACACTGAAATTAGTGCCAAAGCCTCCAGCATCAAAGACCATGATGGCTGTCTTTGATGATCTTGTCCAGTCAGGACAAGCGATTTCGAAAATATTAACTTCCGGTATCCTTCCGGCCAAAATGGAAATCATGGATCAGTCTTCCATAATAGCTGTGGAGAACTATCAGCCGCTGGGGCTCCCTATTGATGCAGAAGCCATTCTCTTAATAGAACTTGATGGCCATCCTCTGGCTATTGAAGAAGAAATGAAAAAAATAGAAGTGATTTTTAAAGGCTTTGAATCTGTAAAAGTGAAAATAGCAGAAAATCAGGACGAAGCACAGAGTTACTGGAAGGCAAGAAAGCTGGTTTCCCCGGCTATTGTAAAGATAAAACCAACTAAAGTATCTGAAGATGCAACAGTACCCCGCAGCAAGATTCCCGATATGTTCCAAAAACTAAAGGAAATCCGGGAGAAATATGATATTCATCTAGTCGTGTTTGGACATGCCGGTGACGGAAACCTTCATCCAAATATTATCTGTGATAAAAGAGATACGGAGGAAATGATCCGGGTTGAAAAAGCAGTTGAGGAAATTTTTAAAGCTGCTGTTGAACTAGGAGGGACACTCTCTGGTGAACACGGGATTGGAACACTAAAAGCTCCTTTTATGGAAATGGAATTGGGTGCAGCCGGTCTTGATATGATGAAAAGAATTAAAAAAATATGGGACCCGAATAACATTTTAAATCCCGGTAAAATCTTTCCTGAAGAAGGCCAGAAGCTGGTGCTGAGGGAATGA
- a CDS encoding NAD-dependent succinate-semialdehyde dehydrogenase yields MLYINGEWKSSYKNESITVYNPATLEKFGAVAYGGKEEAEEAIQAASAAFQDWKKTSAVEKSQYLRKIADCLRDREEDLAVTITKEMGKPLKESIGEVKLAISYMDWYAEEAKRIYGETIPASSRDKRILVLQEPVGVTGAITPWNFPAAMVTRKIAPALAAGCPVILKPASATPLTAVKIFEAIHQAGLPKGVANLIIGPSNEIAQTLLDSKQVRKLTFTGSTAVGKKLMRDASNTVKKVSMELGGHAPFIVFEDADLEKAAEAAVASKFRNAGQTCVCTNRIYVQQKAADEFTRLFAEKVNRLQIGNGMDDDTDIGPLINEASLDKVMEHVEDAKEKGGVVICGGSQADMNAKGVFYQPTVIQHANESMKIAREETFGPVVPIFTFETEEEAIKRANHPEYGLASYCYTSDLNRAFRVMESLEYGIIGINDAMPTTAQAPFGGMKESGVGREGGKYGMMEYLEEKFVSLNIG; encoded by the coding sequence ATGCTATATATTAATGGAGAATGGAAATCTTCCTATAAAAATGAATCGATTACTGTGTATAATCCTGCTACTTTAGAAAAATTCGGTGCTGTCGCTTATGGAGGAAAGGAAGAAGCCGAGGAAGCAATCCAGGCCGCATCCGCTGCCTTTCAAGACTGGAAGAAAACAAGCGCAGTTGAGAAATCGCAATATCTTAGAAAAATTGCAGATTGTCTAAGAGACAGAGAAGAAGATCTGGCAGTAACCATTACGAAAGAGATGGGCAAACCCCTGAAAGAATCCATTGGTGAAGTAAAACTGGCGATTTCCTATATGGATTGGTATGCAGAGGAAGCCAAGCGTATTTATGGAGAGACGATTCCAGCTTCCAGCCGAGATAAGCGCATACTCGTACTGCAGGAGCCGGTTGGAGTGACGGGCGCAATTACACCCTGGAACTTTCCAGCCGCCATGGTTACCCGCAAAATTGCACCAGCGTTAGCTGCCGGATGTCCTGTCATCCTAAAACCAGCTTCAGCTACTCCCTTAACGGCCGTGAAAATTTTTGAAGCCATTCATCAGGCTGGTTTACCAAAAGGAGTAGCCAATTTGATTATTGGACCTTCTAATGAGATTGCCCAAACTTTATTAGACAGCAAGCAGGTGCGGAAACTGACATTCACAGGTTCAACGGCGGTTGGGAAAAAACTGATGAGGGACGCGTCAAATACCGTCAAAAAAGTTTCAATGGAATTAGGCGGTCATGCCCCTTTTATCGTATTTGAGGATGCTGATTTAGAGAAAGCCGCAGAAGCAGCGGTTGCAAGCAAGTTCAGGAATGCTGGACAAACGTGTGTATGCACAAACCGGATTTATGTTCAGCAAAAGGCCGCAGATGAATTTACCCGCTTGTTTGCAGAAAAGGTAAATCGTCTGCAGATCGGGAATGGCATGGATGATGATACAGATATTGGACCATTAATTAATGAAGCGAGCCTTGATAAAGTAATGGAACATGTGGAGGATGCCAAAGAAAAAGGCGGTGTGGTTATTTGCGGAGGGTCCCAGGCTGATATGAATGCTAAAGGTGTATTCTATCAGCCTACTGTTATACAGCATGCAAATGAATCGATGAAGATTGCAAGAGAAGAAACATTTGGCCCAGTGGTGCCGATTTTCACCTTCGAAACGGAAGAGGAAGCAATCAAACGGGCAAATCATCCAGAATACGGACTTGCATCTTACTGCTACACTTCTGATTTAAATCGCGCTTTCCGGGTAATGGAATCTCTCGAATATGGCATTATTGGCATTAATGATGCCATGCCGACAACAGCACAAGCCCCGTTCGGAGGAATGAAGGAAAGCGGCGTAGGAAGAGAAGGGGGCAAGTACGGAATGATGGAGTATCTGGAAGAGAAGTTTGTGTCGCTCAATATTGGATAA